A region of the Vanrija pseudolonga chromosome 2, complete sequence genome:
TTGTGCGTGAtggaggaaggaggagcgGAAGTTGCAACGTTGACACGACAAAACGGCGCCTGTGGCCGTGGCGTCGCACAACAACACCGcaccgcctgccgccgcaaAGCGGTGATcgcgggcagcgcggggGCAAAGTcgcaaccaccaccccaggCGACCACCCCAGAGCCCCAGACCGACGCCACCACGCCTGCTGGCGGGGAGCTGAAACGCGGGCGTCCTGAAGCCTGAAGGCACCACTGCACCACGCAGAGTGGCTCCGTGGCAGCGTTCTATGGCAATGATAGCATGAGTACAGGTCTACGTATCTAACAACAGGCATCTCAGACTCGTCACGGCCGCTCGTAACAGGCACTTATGGCCTCCTCAACAATCCCGCTCCTCGCACCTCCTCGCACCCCGCTAGTGCCGGTCGGCACTGTCCCAGCCAAGAAACTCCTCACGAAGACGGAATCCGACACGCTGGAAGTACTCTTCCTCTACGCGTGCGCCAAAcgctgcgccgagcgggtTCACcccgctgcgctgctgccaGTGCTCGTGTTCTGGGCAAACTACACTCGTCAGCCCCAACTCAGTCGGCGGCATGGTCTACTCACGTGCGCCTCGCACAGGGGGGAATCCCTGGCCAAACCTCATATCCTCGAGAATGTCGCCAAACTGCGCTTGGTCTGGACGTCAGCTCACGCCACAAACACCCCACTCACGTTGCCCGTCAGATGTGTAGCTGTGCAAGTTGCCGCACTTGGCGTCCCCtggctcgagcagctcgtctGGCCCAGAGTCTTCCTCGTTGGCAAGGAATGCGTGTCTCAgagccgccgaggcggtaagtcgcgtcgtcgagtcAAGACGCAGCAGGCGCGAACACAGGTCAAGTGCCTGGTCGATCGCCGTGATGTGCTCCATCGCCTCTTCTGCCGTCGGGTTGGACTGGTGCGGAGTATACAGGTGGGGGTTGAGGCGAAGGATgagcgccgacagcgagtcgggcgccgcgtcgacgctcgGGACATTGGTCATGATTGTTCGGTCTGTGAGAGTCAGCATCGAGCAAACACACACCACCAGGCATTCTGCGCCACTCACTATGCAGCAACGCACACCGCTCCATCGCGCTGCGCCCAAACAACGCAGCAATCTCCATCAGCGCCTCTATGTCGTCGGTCGAGTTGAACACTGGGAACTTGTGCGACAGGAGCGACAGCAGAATGACACCAGCCGACCACACATCGATCGCCACAGTCTGGTTGGGACACTTGAGGAGCACCTCTGGTGCACGGAAGCCTCGTGTCCCGGCACGGTTCGTCTTGATCGACGGCCGGGCATCCTCCTGCCGGAAGCCTATCCGTCCCTCGCCGGCTTTGGCGCGTTTTCTGGCATCGTAcacggcctgctcgacggtCGGCGTGTCGTTCGTCTTTGTTCTCGTGCCGTGCAGCGACGCGCGGGTCGCCGGCTCGTGCTGGCACGTcgggcgccgtggcggcgtgtATCGCTCCGCCAGACCAAAGTCGACCAGCACGCCGTGTCCGCTCTCGTAGTCGAACAGAAAGTTGGCCGGCTTGACGTCGCGGTGCACGATACCCCTCGCGTGGATATCCTTGAGCGACCGCATCAAACACGTCATGTACTGCCGCATCTTGGGCGGGTCCATGTACCGGTAGAAGTAGCGAAAGTCGTCGCACGCGTGGTAGGGCAGCACAATGACAATctggtcctcgtcgcggaATGCGCTGATGAGCGGCGAGACATTGCGGCACCCGCGGAGGTTCTCGAGGATATGCAGTTCGTTCTCCACCCGGGCCGGGGACGACGTCACGAGAATCTTcttgagcgcgacgcgggTCGTAATGGACGCCTTgtcgccaacctcgacgtCTGGCTCGCACGTCCAGTACGTGTTGCTGTGCATGTCGTGCAGCGAGTCTTCGGCGAGGTACACGCTCGAGAAggtgccctcgccgagccggTCAATGGCGCGGTACCGCGCCTGGTCGTATGCGCCGTTCCACATGCCCTTGATGGCGTACAGCTCCTGAATATCGCGCTTGATCGACGTGCGCTCCAGCCATGGGCGGTGTTCCATGTCGTactcgtccgagtcgcccGAGTGGTAGCTTAATGGCTCCTCGtagtcgtcctcgctctcctctTCGACCTGGAACATCTGGTCGtggtgctcgagcacgcgaGTCATCTGGTCGGGGGCAGGATCGTTGGGTGCGGCTGGCTCaaagtcggcctcggcgtcggcaggctCGTTGCTCTCCTCTAGCCagtcgtccatgtcgacattgtcgtctGCTGGCGTTTCCGTGGCGTTGTCCGAGCCGGCTTCAGCCGTGGGCTCCACGGCGCCAGGGGCGATGCCAACCTTCTCGTCGTCAATGTAGTAGAACATGCTGCCCGAGtagtcgccgccgtcgtcgtcaccctcTTGTGTCTCGTCGCCTTCTGGCCCCGTGGTCGTGGCCATGGTCGAGCGGGAGCGCGACCGAGAATCCCGGCTTCcctcgatctcggcgcgcacctGTTCTGAGAAGAGAACCgagtcgcgctcgcccgtctcgctTGTCGAAGTGTTGGTCTCGGCTGCTGGGGtggcagcgtcggcgtctggGTCTCCCAtgaggacgtcggcgtgccccATCATGTGTGTTGGTTGATTGTCGGTCACCAAAGTTGATGGAGTGGGTGTTTACGTGAATGGGCGGGAAGGCAGGCGCGTGGGTGTTGCGGCACTGTccgttggctggctggacgTGACGCGAGCTGTGTGTTGTTTTGTTAATGAATCAAGTTTTTGCATTACAACTGTTTCATCAAATTGATTACAATTTGATGTTTGGTGACCGATCGACCAAACATTGGTTGACGACTGGAGATCATCACATCTCCGCCTCACGTGGTGTCCATGCCACTATGCTTCCGCGATCAGCAAGCGGGCAAACGCCACTGGTGTGACCATACGACCACCATTCAGCCCCCCTTGTGCTTTGTGGCCAAGACCCGCATTGGCGGACCCGCGGCTTTGTAAAGGTCCAATGCATCCCTTAGCCCTTGACCCTTATGTTGCTTTGCTAATGGCGACGCACGCGAGCATTACCCCTCTCTCTCGCATCGTCGCATTTGACCGGATCTTGAGCGCAATGCACGTTGCAACATGCGGTTGACCGGTGCCGGTCGCCGGGGGACCATACGGAACATGCAGCTTTTAGCGAGCACCAAAGACGTGCTCCTGGCTGGTGCGGTCACTCCATCTGACGCGCGCCACTCAGCAGCCGACCAGCCCATACCAAGACAATCCCatcgcccccccccccaccccgacACCCTCGGCCAGCCGATACACTCGGAAAACCTGCATACATCTCTCTTCTGCTCTATATCCCAACCCCACACtctcaccacccaccttgcaCAATGGCCTCGACCCACCACTGgaacggcgtgctcgactcggcgctcgacgccgtcggaGAGACCCCCCTCATCCGTCTCGACCGCATccgtgacgccgagggcctcaaGTGCAACCTCCGTAAGTTTGCCATGATACGGtccccgccgagcagcacTAACCGTTCCAGTCGGCAAGGCCGAGTTCTTCTCGGTCGGCGGCAGTGTCAAGGACCGCATCGCAAAGGTAGGCCGGCGGTGCCAAGCCACATTCTAACCCTCAGCGCatgctcgagcaggccgagaaGAATGGCATCCTCATTCCCGGCCAGAGCGTGGTTATTGAGCCGACTAGTAGGTGGACACGGCGACACACCGCCGAGAAGCTTGTCACTAACCCTCTGCCCAGGCGGCAACACTGGTACGGCGTCGGGATCCAACTCCCCGCTGTTCTCACGGGGATCCAACTCCTCGCTAACGCCGTAAACAGGTATCGGACTTGCCCTCGCCTGCGCCATCAAGGGCTACAAGTGGGTAGCTCGCGCCCCGAAGGTGGGCTAACGC
Encoded here:
- the hsk1 gene encoding Cell cycle serine/threonine-protein kinase hsk1, which codes for MMGHADVLMGDPDADAATPAAETNTSTSETGERDSVLFSEQVRAEIEGSRDSRSRSRSTMATTTGPEGDETQEGDDDGGDYSGSMFYYIDDEKVGIAPGAVEPTAEAGSDNATETPADDNVDMDDWLEESNEPADAEADFEPAAPNDPAPDQMTRVLEHHDQMFQVEEESEDDYEEPLSYHSGDSDEYDMEHRPWLERTSIKRDIQELYAIKGMWNGAYDQARYRAIDRLGEGTFSSVYLAEDSLHDMHSNTYWTCEPDVEVGDKASITTRVALKKILVTSSPARVENELHILENLRGCRNVSPLISAFRDEDQIVIVLPYHACDDFRYFYRYMDPPKMRQYMTCLMRSLKDIHARGIVHRDVKPANFLFDYESGHGVLVDFGLAERYTPPRRPTCQHEPATRASLHGTRTKTNDTPTVEQAVYDARKRAKAGEGRIGFRQEDARPSIKTNRAGTRGFRAPEVLLKCPNQTVAIDVWSAGVILLSLLSHKFPVFNSTDDIEALMEIAALFGRSAMERCALLHNRTIMTNVPSVDAAPDSLSALILRLNPHLYTPHQSNPTAEEAMEHITAIDQALDLCSRLLRLDSTTRLTASAALRHAFLANEEDSGPDELLEPGDAKCGNLHSYTSDGQHQAQFGDILEDMRFGQGFPPVRGALCPEHEHWQQRSGVNPLGAAFGARVEEEYFQRVGFRLREEFLGWDSADRH